The Campylobacter sp. RM10537 genome has a segment encoding these proteins:
- a CDS encoding 2-oxoglutarate ferredoxin oxidoreductase subunit beta, whose amino-acid sequence MAFNYDEYLRTDKLPTQWCWGCGDGVVLKCIIRAIEKLGWNMDDVCLVSGIGCSGRMSSYVNCNTVHTTHGRAIAYATGIKLANPTKHVIVVSGDGDTLAIGGNHTIHGCRRNIDLTHIVINNFIYGLTNSQTSPTTPKGFYTVTAQFGNIDPNFDACELTKAAGASFVARGNVIEANKLENLIYKALSHKGYSFVDVFSNCHINLGRKNKMGEATAMLDWIKSRVVEKAKFESMDFEERKDKFPTGILYEDNSQPEYCQAYEEVRRAAKEKRMVDLGALK is encoded by the coding sequence ATGGCATTTAATTATGATGAATATTTAAGAACCGATAAGCTTCCAACTCAATGGTGCTGGGGCTGTGGAGATGGTGTTGTTTTAAAATGTATTATTCGTGCGATTGAAAAACTTGGTTGGAATATGGATGATGTATGTCTTGTTTCAGGAATTGGTTGTAGCGGTAGAATGAGTTCTTATGTTAATTGTAATACTGTGCATACTACACATGGTAGAGCTATCGCTTATGCAACAGGAATAAAATTAGCAAATCCAACGAAACATGTAATTGTGGTTAGCGGGGATGGCGATACTTTAGCAATTGGTGGAAATCATACTATACATGGCTGTCGTAGGAATATAGATCTAACTCATATAGTAATTAATAATTTTATTTATGGTCTTACAAATTCACAAACTTCTCCAACAACTCCTAAAGGTTTTTATACTGTAACGGCACAATTTGGAAATATTGATCCAAATTTTGATGCTTGCGAGTTAACGAAAGCTGCAGGAGCTTCTTTTGTTGCAAGAGGAAATGTGATAGAGGCAAATAAGCTTGAAAATTTAATTTATAAAGCTTTATCACACAAAGGTTATAGCTTTGTGGATGTTTTTTCAAATTGTCATATCAATCTAGGAAGAAAAAATAAAATGGGAGAAGCAACTGCAATGCTTGATTGGATTAAAAGTCGTGTTGTAGAAAAAGCTAAATTTGAAAGTATGGATTTTGAAGAAAGAAAAGATAAATTTCCAACTGGAATTTTATATGAAGATAATTCTCAGCCAGAATATTGTCAAGCCTATGAAGAAGTGCGTCGTGCAGCTAAGGAAAAAAGAATGGTTGATTTGGGAGCTTTAAAATGA